The window CCGGCGCCGAGGTCTGACTGCTCACAACATCTCCACAGGTAGGACGGCATTCCGGAGCTTAGTGACGGGGTCCGACATCGTTCTCAGGATTTCTCGGGGTCGCCGGATTCCGTCGGCGCCGATCTACGCACCCATGCCGAGGCGAGTATTCCCAGGCCATTGGCGGTCCAGTGGAGGACGAACGGGGCGAGCAGCCCGCCCGAAGCGGCCCGGAGAAAGCTGAGAACAACCCCCGCCAGGGTGGTGAACGCCACTTCTCCTCTGTCCGGAAGATGCCAGAGACCGAAGAGCACAGCCGTGACGACGGTCGCCCAGGCTACTCCGTGCTCGTCGGCGATCAGGGCCCACAGCACTCCCCGGAACGCCACCTCCTCGAAGATCACCG of the Actinoplanes sichuanensis genome contains:
- a CDS encoding CPBP family intramembrane glutamic endopeptidase — translated: MTLVVVLLIMLAVRVWNRHGPDRSQSSVGPLAAILLVLVSGVDLTPGDWRYAVGAALAMAALYGILLLIPAGREALAARSYDHPVRKALIGVPLATVIFEEVAFRGVLWALIADEHGVAWATVVTAVLFGLWHLPDRGEVAFTTLAGVVLSFLRAASGGLLAPFVLHWTANGLGILASAWVRRSAPTESGDPEKS